One region of Quercus lobata isolate SW786 chromosome 2, ValleyOak3.0 Primary Assembly, whole genome shotgun sequence genomic DNA includes:
- the LOC115975376 gene encoding late embryogenesis abundant protein At1g64065-like gives MVDQANKQVYPSVPADRQFRRSEENIEDSGPLIPDHVLKRKKRIKLAIYISAFVVFEIMIITVFAVVVMKARTPKVRLGTDVTFQNFETGTQARPSFDLSFTAQVRVKNTNFGPYKFDSTNATFMYQGVAVGQVTIPKHTAGMRSTKKVTVTVHVNSNALPSTTKLGSELGAGVLTLNSHAKLKGKVVFMLVMKKKKSAEMNCTMTVDSSTKAVKSMIC, from the coding sequence atggttgATCAAGCGAACAAACAGGTGTACCCTTCAGTACCAGCAGATAGGCAATTTAGACGAAGTGAGGAAAACATTGAAGACTCTGGCCCTTTAATACCTGATCATGTGCTCAAGCGAAAGAAAAGGATCAAGTTAGCCATATATATTTCTGCTTTTGTTGTGTTTGAGATCATGATCATCACGGTCTTTGCAGTCGTTGTGATGAAAGCTAGGACCCCCAAGGTTAGGTTAGGCACTGATGTCACATTCCAGAACTTCGAAACTGGAACCCAAGCAAGACCTTCCTTCGACTTGAGCTTCACAGCCCAAGTTCGGGTTAAGAACACAAACTTTGGTCCCTACAAATTTGATAGCACCAATGCCACCTTTATGTACCAGGGTGTGGCAGTGGGGCAAGTCACTATTCCTAAACATACGGCTGGGATGCGTTCGACAAAAAAAGTTACTGTCACAGTTCATGTAAATTCAAACGCCCTGCCATCCACTACCAAACTTGGAAGTGAGTTAGGTGCTGGGGTTTTAACTCTAAACAGCCATGCCAAGCTTAAGGGGAAAGTGGTGTTCATGCttgtgatgaagaagaagaagtcagCCGAAATGAATTGCACTATGACCGTTGATTCGTCAACAAAGGCGGTCAAATCTATGATTTGCTAG